Within the Gloeocapsopsis sp. IPPAS B-1203 genome, the region TGCACTTTTTGCCGAATTTGAGCTTGAATATCGCTCACCACGCTGCCCAGATCGCGTTCCGCCACGTTTGCTGAAACAACAATCAACCGCGACACATTTTCCCGATTCACCACATTGGCTCCCATACCGTAATCTACAGTGGCGACGGTACTCAACGAAATGGTTTGCCCAGTGGGAGTGAAGAGGGGAATGGCGCGAATGGCATCTAAATTGTTGCGAGCACTCTCTGCCAGTGCAACAGAAATATCGATCAGTTGCTGGTTCTCTGCCACTTGTGACACCACGCGTCCGTTGAGAGCAGTTTCCACCACGCCTGATAATTGCTCCATACTCAAGCCATAAGTAGCCGCTGCTGCGCGATTGTATTGGATTTGCACCTGACGGATTGGCAGTTGGGGTTCAAGCTGTAAGTCTACAACTCCACCAATGGGCTGGATGATATCCCGTACCTGTTCGCCGATCCGTCGCAGTTCGGTCAAGTCTGGACCAAAGATTTTCACGGCGATCGCGCTTCTTACCCCAGACAGCACTTCATCCATGCGGTGGGAAATAAACCCGCCAATGTTAGGTGCAACACCAGGCAATTTGAGGAACGCTTCACGCAGTTGTTTCACGCTGGCTTCTCGGTCTTGCATCGCCAGGTCGCTGAGTTCCACATCGACGTGTGCCATATTGACACCCGCACCATCTGCGTCACCAGGAGTGCGTCCTGCTCGCACCTGCACCCACTCATACAGGGGATTATCCTTAAGTGAATTGGAAAGCGCGATGCCTGCCCGATTAGTCATATCCAGCGAAACGCCGGGGAACAACACCATCGAGTTGACCATCGATTTTTCTTGGAATTCTGGCAGAAACACCCGTCCCAAAGAGGGAACGATCGCAAAAGCAGCAACTAAGGCAGCCAGCGCCAAACCTAGAATGATTTGGGGCGATCGCAGCGATAGGTTCAGCAGGGGACGATACAGCCGTTCTGCCCATCGTGAAATGAATGTGCCTTGCTGAGGCAGGGTTTGATTCGCCAGCAGAATGGCACAAAGGGCAGGAGAGAGGGTCATGGCGACCAGTGTAGAAGCCGCAATCGAGAGCAAATAAGCTAATCCCATCGGCGCAAAAATCCGTCCTTCTACGCCAGTCAAACTGAAGATTGGCGCAAACACGACAACGATAATCACTGTAGAAAAAATCACCGCCAGCCGCACTTCCACAGACGTATCATACACAACCTGGAACGGGTGCTTAGGGTTGCCCTGTGCCTGATTGGTTCGGAGTCCGCGATAGCAGTTTTCCATATCGACGATTGAATCATCTACTACCGATCCAATAGCAACCACTAACCCACCCAGCGTCATGGTATTGATGCCTAAACCAAAGGCTTTCATAAGCATCAACCCGATTAACAAGGACAGCGGAATTGCGCTCAGGGTAATTACCGCTGTGCGCCAATTCATCAAAAATAGCAACATAATCACCGAAACGATAATGATGCCTTCAATCAGAGAACCACTGACATTGCCAATAGCAGAATCAATAAAATTAGATTGGCGAAACGTTTGCGCTATTTGCACATCAGGGGGAAAATTCGGCTGCAACGATTGCATCACTGCTTCCACGGCTTTGGTGACAGTAGGTGTATCGACATCGGGCTGTTTATTAATCATCAGTACCACCGCAGGCTGCCCATTAAAGCTGGCATCTCCTCGCTTCAGGGCTGCTCCGGTTTTGACTACCGCCACATCTTTAAGAAAAACTGGCTTGCTATCCTGAACTTTCACGACAGATTCTTGCAGATCGGCGCTCGATTTCACCTGCCCAATGCCGCGCACCAATAGTTCTTGACCACCGCCAATTAGAAAACCGCCTGGGGCATTAGAATTTGCACCTCTAGCTGCATTGGTGACTTCGGTGAGGGAAACATTGCGTGATCGCAGCTTTTCTGGATCAACTAGTACCTGTTCTTGACGCTCATCTCCACCGTAGATTGTGACATCGGTGACTCCTGGCACGGACAAAATTTGATTGCTGAGCGTACTATCAACTAAACGACGCAGATCCATCAGCGACGTTTTTCCCTGTCCATTGACAGTGAAGGCATATTGCAAAATCGTACCCAATGGCGATGCTAGGGGTGAAATCTCTGGCGAATGCACACCTTCAGGAAGCTGATTTGTCACCTGTTGCAGCCGTTCTGTCACGGCTTGCCGCGCTTGGTAAATATCGGCATCCTGGTCAAACACCACCTGCACCATCGACAGCCCCACCTTGGAGGATGACCGCACAGTTGTCACACCTGGCAAGCCATTCACCGCACTTTCAATCGGTACAGTAATTTGCGACTCTACTTCCTCGGGAGCGAGTCCAGTCGCTTCGGTGTGAATATCGACTTGGGGTGGGGCGAATTCGGGAAACACATCTAGCGGCATTTGGGTGGCACTGAAGACTCCCCAGACCGTCACTAAAATGGCACAGACGACGATGAACCACCGCTGAGCTATCGAGTTTTTGAGCGTCTGATTTAGAATCGAGTTAAACATCTTAAATTAGAAGCCCCCTTTCTTGTTAGAAAAGATGTTCTTCTTTTTGCGACTGCCACTCATAACGGCGATCGCCCCTACCAACAGCGCTGCTCCTCCACCGGCTGCGGCTACAATCCCTATAGGGAATCCGCTCGGTTGCGGAGTCGTTTCACTAGACTGTGAGACGAGATTACCAGCATCATCGTGGCTATGAGGGATTCCTTGAGCATCTGCCTGAGCATGGGCTGTACTAGTTTGGGGAGAGGCGATTGCGGTTGGACTAGCGGCTGCATTGGCAGTTTGAGTTTTGCGCGATTCTGCATAGAGCGACAAACTTCCTTGCGTGACAAGTTTTTCCCCAACTGACAATCCTTGAGTTACCTCGATCAGGTCGCCCTGAGTTGCGCCAGTTGTGATGGGAACAGGCTCATAAAAATTCTCATACTGCACGAAGACGAGTTGCTTACCGTTAGCATCGACCAATGCTGTGATAGGCACCATAACAGCGGCGCTACCATCTGCGGCTGGCTCAATTGGCGTAACCATAATACCCGACATCTGATCGGTTTCAGCATTGACTTGTACGCGCTGAACACCGCCCTCTGCCTGAAATTCATCGCCATGCCCAACGTGAGCAAACCCAGCGCTGGGTACGCTGATAGCCAAACCAACAGCAATAATGGAACTAATAAATAGAGCGGATTTCATAATACTTCCTCACAAAGACGCGGGGCTAAACCAAAATCTTCCATAGTCTGCCAAAGAGCAGATGAAAATCAGGTGAAATGGCAGCGGTTTCTGTAAAATCAAGTTTGTGGTTAATTTCATTGGGGCTATGCGAGTTTTGCTAGTAGAAGACGAAGCGGATTTGGGAATAGCCATTAAGCAAGTCTTAGTGAGCGAAAAATACGTAGT harbors:
- a CDS encoding cobalt transporter codes for the protein MKSALFISSIIAVGLAISVPSAGFAHVGHGDEFQAEGGVQRVQVNAETDQMSGIMVTPIEPAADGSAAVMVPITALVDANGKQLVFVQYENFYEPVPITTGATQGDLIEVTQGLSVGEKLVTQGSLSLYAESRKTQTANAAASPTAIASPQTSTAHAQADAQGIPHSHDDAGNLVSQSSETTPQPSGFPIGIVAAAGGGAALLVGAIAVMSGSRKKKNIFSNKKGGF
- a CDS encoding efflux RND transporter permease subunit, producing the protein MFNSILNQTLKNSIAQRWFIVVCAILVTVWGVFSATQMPLDVFPEFAPPQVDIHTEATGLAPEEVESQITVPIESAVNGLPGVTTVRSSSKVGLSMVQVVFDQDADIYQARQAVTERLQQVTNQLPEGVHSPEISPLASPLGTILQYAFTVNGQGKTSLMDLRRLVDSTLSNQILSVPGVTDVTIYGGDERQEQVLVDPEKLRSRNVSLTEVTNAARGANSNAPGGFLIGGGQELLVRGIGQVKSSADLQESVVKVQDSKPVFLKDVAVVKTGAALKRGDASFNGQPAVVLMINKQPDVDTPTVTKAVEAVMQSLQPNFPPDVQIAQTFRQSNFIDSAIGNVSGSLIEGIIIVSVIMLLFLMNWRTAVITLSAIPLSLLIGLMLMKAFGLGINTMTLGGLVVAIGSVVDDSIVDMENCYRGLRTNQAQGNPKHPFQVVYDTSVEVRLAVIFSTVIIVVVFAPIFSLTGVEGRIFAPMGLAYLLSIAASTLVAMTLSPALCAILLANQTLPQQGTFISRWAERLYRPLLNLSLRSPQIILGLALAALVAAFAIVPSLGRVFLPEFQEKSMVNSMVLFPGVSLDMTNRAGIALSNSLKDNPLYEWVQVRAGRTPGDADGAGVNMAHVDVELSDLAMQDREASVKQLREAFLKLPGVAPNIGGFISHRMDEVLSGVRSAIAVKIFGPDLTELRRIGEQVRDIIQPIGGVVDLQLEPQLPIRQVQIQYNRAAAATYGLSMEQLSGVVETALNGRVVSQVAENQQLIDISVALAESARNNLDAIRAIPLFTPTGQTISLSTVATVDYGMGANVVNRENVSRLIVVSANVAERDLGSVVSDIQAQIRQKVQLPNGYFIQYGGQFKSEQRASNNLLVFSILATIAIAVLMFFSVKSLPATIAIMINLPLALVGGIVSIALTGGVISIASLIGFITLFGVAVRNGLLLVDNYNNKFAQGMHIQDVIVNGSLERVNAILMTALTSALGMLPLAIASGAGNEILQPLAIVVLGGLFTSTALTLLVIPAVYVKFGKRLMPKQKSVAVETSFPVNAEPQPSTSSVL